The Proteobacteria bacterium CG1_02_64_396 genomic interval AGCAGGGGGCAGTGGGGTTTGGCACAATCGATGGGGTCCAAGGTGACCTCGACCTGCCGCACCACCTGCCCGATGTTGATCTCTTCCGGCGCCATCCCCAGCGCGATTCCCCCCCCTTTGCCCCGTGAGGTGTTCAGGTAGCCAAGTTTGCCCAGCTGCTGGACCACCTTGATGAGGTTGTTGCGGCTGATGTCGAAGTGTTCGGCGATCTCATTGATGGTGGTCGTCGAGCCATCGGTGGGACGCAGCGCCATGTAAATCAACACACGCAGCGCGTAGTCGGTGTATCGGGTCAATTGCATGGGGTTCTCCTCGCGGGAATTGATGCATTTCACCGGCATGATATGCCCTAGCAACGATAAAGGGTCATGAACTCTTGTTCATCTCGATCCTCCGGTTCAATCGATTCTCACAGGCGCCCAAAGGCGTCGGCCAGAATGTCCTTCGAGGAGGCGCCGGCCAAAAACGTCTGTTTACGCAGCAGTTGCACCATGTCGGGTGCGCCGCACAAATAGGCCCGCCACCCCTTGAGGTTGGGAAACGCCTCTTTGATCAAGAGGTCCAGCGCCCCCTCGACCGCCCGCCCCACTTCAAGCCCCGCAACATCGAGGGCGCAGGGGTGGTAGTTGAAGTTGGGGTGCTGCGCCGCCAAGGCTTCGAGCTCTTCCATCAGGTAGAGCCCCTGGGCATCCCGCCCCCCGTGGAAGAGATGGATGATCCCACGGTGTTCCTGGCGCAGTGCCTCGCGGGCGATTCCGTAAAGCGGCGCCAACCCCGTGCCGGTGCCTGCCAGCAGCAGCGGTTGATCCTGATCCCCCGGCAGGTAGTAGCACTCCCCTTCCGGCCCTTGCAGCTCGACGTAGTCCCCCTCCCGCAATTGGTCGTGAATCCAGTTGCTCATCACCCCGCCGGGGATCCGCCCGACGTGGAGGATCAACGCCTCTTCGATCCCCGGCACGCTGGCCAGCGAATAGCTGCGTCCCAGGTTGGCGTCGCGCCACAGGTTGACGAACTGTCCCGGTTGGTAGGCAAAGGGGGATTCGGGTTGCAGCCGGATTTCGACGATGCGCTCGGTGAGCGCCCGTTGGCCGGTGACCACGGCGGGGATGCGGGTCTGGGTGGTGGAGGGGAGCGCGACCGTCAGTTCGCCGGTGGGGTAGCAACTACAGGCCAGCAGGTAGCCCTGTTCCCGCTTGGCGGGGGAAAGGGTCCGCTGCGCCGCCTCGGGGATCGCGCCCTCGACCCCCTTCATCAGGCAGGTTTGGCAGACGCCGGAACGGCAGCCGTGGGGAATGGTGTGCCCTTGGGCAAGCAGGCCGTCGAGAAGGGAGATGCCTTCGGGAAGATCGACGCTGTCGCCATCAAAATGGATCTTGGGCATGGGGGCTCCGGAAGATCGATCTTGGGTTGAAATAAAAACGGCGCGGGAGTTGCCCCTCCGCGCCGCTTCGTGGTGCCACAAACCAGCCTTAGCGGCTCAGGACATCGTCCCGGACCGATTCGGCGATGGCGGCGACCTGAGCGATGTCCTCATCGGGCACGCCCAGCTCTTTTAAGGTGCCGCCCAGGTGCTCGATCACGACATCGACGTGGAGGTCGTTCATGCCCTGCTCCACCAGGTGAGCGTGACCCTCACGCATGTCCTTGCCGGTGTAATTGTTGGGGCCGCCGAAGACCATGGTCAAAAACGCCTTCTGCTTAGCCGCTTGGCGATCCATGTCGACCGAATCGAAGAAGCGGGCGACCCGGTCGTCGGCCAGCATCTTGCGGTAGAAAATGTCGACTGCGGCATTCACAGCCGCTTCACCACCAAGGCGTTCGTACAAAGTGGACATGGGGTTTCCTCCAGTTGGAAAAAGGATTGAGGTGCAACGTGGGGAGAGCCTAAAAGAAGTTTGTTTGAGGATGCAACTTAAATTTCAGCATTAGAACTCTTGAATATCTGAGTGGGTCGCGGGCGCCTCAACGTTCGTCAGCTGGAACGTCGCGGCAGAGGTATTGGGGTGGGGGGAAGCAGGTTCAGGCCACATGTAGGGGGCCGGTTTGAAGGGCTCATACAGGGGACATATCCAAGCATCTCCATCTCGAACGCCCCCTTTCCACCGCAAACCGACGCCCCTACAAAAACCTGGGGGGCCTCCCCGCCCCTTCGGCAACCTCCTCACCCCACCCGCGCCAGCGCCTCCAGGCGGCACATCGCCACCGTGATGATCCCCTGTTCGTCGGCGGGAAAGTCGCGGCAGTAGTGATCGATCACCCCTCCCACAAAATCCTCCACCTGCCCGGTGGGGATCCGCGAGACCCAGGGGAGCCAGGTGGTGCGGATCCACCCGGCAAGTCCGGCGCGGTCGTGGCGCATCGCTTTGGGCACAAGCGCAACCGATTCAGGAATCCAGCCGCACTGTTCCAACAAAGCGCGGTAGGGCCCGGCCTCGGGAAAGGTGTAGGCGAACGAGAAATCGTCGAAATAGCCGCGCCAGCGCGGCGCACGCCGCTTCGCCTCGATGGCCTGCACCATCGCCGCCGCATTGCCGTGCCCCCCGAACGAAAAGAGCAGGCGTCCCCCGGGTGCCATGCGGGGATGCAAGGCGGTGAGCATCGCCCGGTGGTCGGGGACCCAGTGCAAGGCTGCGTTCGAAAAGGCCCAATCGAAGGGGCCGGGGGTCGGCAAGATCTGGGCGTCCCCCTGGATGAAGCTCAGATTGGGGGCGGTGTGGCTGGCGCGGGCGAGCGCCACCATGGCGGGGGAGGCGTCCATCCCCACGACCACCCCTTGCGGGACTTGGGCGGCGAGCTGGGCGGTGATGGCGCCGTTGCCGCAGCCGATGTCGAGGATGCGCTCGTCCCCCCGAAGGGCGAGGCGTGGCAACACCGAGGCGGCCCACCCGGCTTGGGCGGTGGCGTTGGCGGCGTAGTCTTGGGCGTTCCAGTTGAAGGTCGTCATGGTGATTTTCTCTGGGTGTTTATAGGTCTTATAGGTTCTATAAGTCTTGTAGGTCCTAAGTTTTTTAAAGCTTCAAGCGCCGATGCCGCGCAAGGTCGCCTGCAAGGTCGCCGCCACCGGATCGCGCCCCAGCGCCACCCCATAGCGGGTGTGCTCGCCCAGCCGCACCGCCACATAAACCGCCGCCTGGGCGTCGGTTCGGGTTGGATGGTCGAAGGCGTGCTGGGCGTAGTCGGCGATTTCGACCGCCATCCCCAAGCCCCCGTGCAGCGCCGCCGTAAAGGCCTCCAGCGGCCCCGCCCCTTCGCCGGTGCAGGTGAGGGTGAGTCCGTCCCGCTCGATGGTGGCGCTGATGCGGCCGTGGTCGAAGTGGTGGTCGAGCAGCTGCCAGCCCATCACGCTCAAGTAGTGATCCCGAAACAGATCCCCCAACCGCTGAGGGTCGATCTCTCCTCCGTGCCGGTCGGCCTGCCCCTGCACGATGGCCGAAAAATCGACCTGCAACCCCCTGGGCAGTTGAAAGCCATGCACCGTCTCCATGACATGGGCGATCCCCCCCTTGCCCGACTGGCCGTTGATCCGGACCAGATCCTCGAACCCCCTTCCGACATCGCGGGGATCAAGGGGCAAGTAGGGAACCTCCCAGGCTTCACCATCCCGCCGCGCCGCCAGCCCTTTGCGAATGGCATCCTGATGCGAGCCCGAAAAGGCGGTGAAGACCAAGCCTCCCGCATAGGGGTGGCGGGGGTGGACCTGCATCCCGGTGCACCCCTCGTAGGTGCGGGCGACCGCGTCGATGGCCGAGAAATCGAGCCCGGTGTCGATCCCCTGGGTGTGCAGGTTCATGGCCAGCGTGACCAAGTCGAGGTTGCCGGTCCGCTCCCCGTTGCCGAAGAGGGTCCCCTCGACCCGATGGGCCCCCGCCAAGAGTCCCAACTCCGCCGCCGCCGCTGCCCCCCCGCGATCGTTGTGGGGGTGCAGGCTGACGCTAACTCCCCGCTCAGGGGTCAGTCCGTGGTCGGAAAGACGGCGCACCATCCACTCGATGCGGTCGGCGAAGCGGTGGGGGGGCTCGACCTCGACGGTGGCGGGCAGATTGAGGATGCAGGGGCGCTCTCGGCTCGGCTGCCACGCCGCCATCACCGCCTGGCTGATCGCCAAGGCGAATTCAGGCTCGGTGGCGGTGAAGCTCTCGGGTGAATACTCGAAAACCCACCGGGTTTCGGGCTGAGCGGCAGCACATTCGGCCACCACCTGCGCCGCCTCCACCGCCAAGTCGATCACCTGACCCTGGGATTTACCAAAGACCACCCGCCGCTGCACCGGCGAGGTCGAGTTGTAGAGGTGCACAATCGCCCGAGGCGCCCCCTTGAGGGCGGCAAAGGTGCAGCGGATGTGGGGTTCCCGGGCCGGGGTGAGTACCTGAATGGCGACGTCATCAGGGATCGCACCCAGCTCAATCAGGGCGCGGACGAAGTCGAATTCGACCTGGCTGGCCGAGGGGAATCCGACCTCGATTTGCTTAAAACCGATGGCGACGAGCTGCTCGAAAAGCCGTTTTTTGCGCGGAGCATCCATCGGGTCGATGAGCGCTTGGTTGCCGTCGCGCAAATCGACGGCGCACCAGACCGGGGGTTGGGTGAGGGTCGCCTCGGGCCAGGTGCGGTCGGTGAGGATCACGCCGGGGGAGGGACGGTATTTGCCGGGGATAAAAAATGAAGACATGGGATGCCTCGAATTTGAAAAAGGTGGAAGCCCCCTCCTTAAGGGGAGGAAAGGCATCGCCAGGGGACCGGGCTCCTACCGCTGAGACGAACGGTCGCAGCAGGTGTAGGAGCTCGGTCTCCGGGCGATTCGAAGGCAAGGTCCACCGTGATGATCGGCCTTAAGAGGGGCCAAACGCAGCGGACGAAAACGGGCCGACGAATCGTTGGAAAAGGGGATCAAGCGTGGCGTACCGCTACGGCCTCCGCCCGGCCACGCAGGGGGAAACCCCTTACGGACGGCGACCGCTGGGCAGTCGTAGGGACAGCAGTAGGGGGGGTAGAGCGGACGAATCCTGGGCGCTGCCGTAGATCGGCATTGCAGGGGTGAAGCTCAAGATGTGGAAGGAGGTGTCTTGCATGACCAGCCCCGGTGGGGATCCCCTTGTTCAGGGGTACAACGACTCAAGGACAAACCGGCCCCCTCTTCGCGGAAGGGGAAACTTCAGCGCGGCAGTAGGCCTAACAGTCGTTGGGTGGGCTGGGTGTTCATAGGGCGCGGATGGTGGGCAAAGTGGGGGGCAGGGTCAAGGGATGCTTGTTTCTCTTGCCATTGAATGGGGTAATGGCGGAGTCGATGTCGACAACCTCATGGCGAAGGAACAAGGAGCTCAATGATGTGGATCGTTCTGGTCGTGGTCGTGGTCGTGGTCGTGGTCGTGGTCGTGGTCGTGGTGCTGATCGTCGTAGCG includes:
- a CDS encoding 2-isopropylmalate synthase, whose translation is MSSFFIPGKYRPSPGVILTDRTWPEATLTQPPVWCAVDLRDGNQALIDPMDAPRKKRLFEQLVAIGFKQIEVGFPSASQVEFDFVRALIELGAIPDDVAIQVLTPAREPHIRCTFAALKGAPRAIVHLYNSTSPVQRRVVFGKSQGQVIDLAVEAAQVVAECAAAQPETRWVFEYSPESFTATEPEFALAISQAVMAAWQPSRERPCILNLPATVEVEPPHRFADRIEWMVRRLSDHGLTPERGVSVSLHPHNDRGGAAAAAELGLLAGAHRVEGTLFGNGERTGNLDLVTLAMNLHTQGIDTGLDFSAIDAVARTYEGCTGMQVHPRHPYAGGLVFTAFSGSHQDAIRKGLAARRDGEAWEVPYLPLDPRDVGRGFEDLVRINGQSGKGGIAHVMETVHGFQLPRGLQVDFSAIVQGQADRHGGEIDPQRLGDLFRDHYLSVMGWQLLDHHFDHGRISATIERDGLTLTCTGEGAGPLEAFTAALHGGLGMAVEIADYAQHAFDHPTRTDAQAAVYVAVRLGEHTRYGVALGRDPVAATLQATLRGIGA
- a CDS encoding BadM/Rrf2 family transcriptional regulator, which produces MQLTRYTDYALRVLIYMALRPTDGSTTTINEIAEHFDISRNNLIKVVQQLGKLGYLNTSRGKGGGIALGMAPEEINIGQVVRQVEVTLDPIDCAKPHCPLLHHCTLKGVLLDAQNAFLGVLERHTLADVVTEPASIQHLLGLPPSLGAFPLGACRT
- a CDS encoding group 1 truncated hemoglobin; translation: MSTLYERLGGEAAVNAAVDIFYRKMLADDRVARFFDSVDMDRQAAKQKAFLTMVFGGPNNYTGKDMREGHAHLVEQGMNDLHVDVVIEHLGGTLKELGVPDEDIAQVAAIAESVRDDVLSR